From Solanum stenotomum isolate F172 chromosome 2, ASM1918654v1, whole genome shotgun sequence:
TGACCCATAGATGATCCTTGTGGTGTGGCACCTTGAAGTTCTAACATGCTATACTCTATTTTGAATCTGGGATGATACATTATCTGTCCCTTGGGATAATTCGTTCTCGACTGAGATTCCAAGCATGTTTCtagacaaaaaaaaactctagactagtagcccatcatgcatgcaacacatCAAAATGTACCCAACTAAGGAGGAAACGTCATTTCCAAGCCAAACATATTTCATGCACTATAAGGAAGTAgcaactacatctaacaacccaatatgcatgaaatttcaaatttcttacttcaaggaagtactATCATCTCAAAActtaaaacatgctcaacaccatctcatggagctcatacGCAAATCAATCTCAAAAAGCATATCTAAAACATGTTCATCACCTCATATCATGAAGTCTTAAGGCAACTCATACTTAATggacaacaacatgaggaaaacaattcacataagccatttttctttcaaaacttaagATTCTTCCTGAAcataaaatttaaggaaatcatggaaacacataaacacacatgacttcaaacaaaatcaaaccaagaGGAATTCATTACCTCATGTTACAGAAGGAGGAGAAAGATGAGGACATCTCACTACACGAAAAATAGCTATTAGCGAAGAGAAATATGGCCCCTAAGAGGATAGATCTGGTCCCTAAAGGTCAATAGCGACTAGAAAAATCTAGTTGCCACCCGTCCCTATAAGTTTCTGCGCTAAGGGTCAATAGAGATGAGGTATTTAAACTGGAACACggagattgctactaaaaaaccttgacttactaagaGTGGATGTTTCCATCTCAaaagacaacatctatgttgggaacccggacttgctgaacatgaaggttctcttgtgggaagccaaacttgctaaacgtgatgcccccactctcatttttcatgttcactcggtgcaaactccaactccctttttaaacatctttaagcctttatttaacattagttcataaacttaatccctcatatcatatagctcaaaggtttcaaagatgagaatgacctttcaccaTAGAAccttcattatgtgagaatgacctatCACATAgccataccatattcataacatagtctagtttagagtacaattgaggaaacctttcaagagactcactttcactagattatcttAAACgcaattcattcattcatgtgtatgtacatatgtgagaaatcctttcacataaacacctttatacaacacatattcataccttgctaatcatacactttgcatgcataataagatgtaagagtgcatataagagtttacctttcaattgacaccataatacatcatattcataactATACATATAGAGTTTGTGTGTGCGCATATTGGTCTTTatagtgacataatagcaacaacattgatattgagtgcacttcccttcaagggatcatagcacattcacaatgtccccaaatcatgagcaattcacatataaagcctttagtgattctagaccacacacccgcACTTCAAtataggagacaaggacacattcgaCATTAAATAGgcactcctaacatgtatatgatcacacattcatatatgggtcatataggtaggggtccTTGCACAATAGTGCTTAACATAAtaaatcatgtagaccacaccttatccctaacattatcattcacattatactccacatcatcaacacacttgaaacatcatgctagcattgaggatttcatacataaccttcataacacaacttcatgaacatatgcatcatagtcatcaattcacttcacatctattgccttaAAGGCCATcatctcaacatgcatagatagacaagaagtaaacaccaccaccataagtggaccaaaccacacaacatcaattcttatactatagactagaagttagctCAACTTACCAATTTttcaagccatgatcaccatggatcaatcctcaacaattcataatgaATTTACATAGatagcaataggaatcaacaatgtaattcaataacataaacataacctaagtacaattctatatAAAAAGGggtcaacccataactttgcccataaggccataattatcaactcatcaatataccaacaattcaacatgaataagtacaaataatcataggaaacatcaatacaatcgaatctaaacataatttcattaatagagttcatattcacaaagacctacatcataggccaatttttgagaatttggggattatgggttctccaagaattcctttgaaaattatttttaaaacattaatttGGCATTAATTCATCAATCGAATGATTTGGAAAATCGTTAGACAATGATCTTTGAATCGCTTTTagaaatctttgatagaactccttgaatgagaggttattcaacaatcaagagttaccataccttaattattgaagacctaagaaattgaagaagaaatcagttgaaaatcCATTTTCTAGCTTCAGTTTCATCACGGTCTTTAATagggtttttgagagaatctattttgagagggacgggtcaatttgaagaatggggtctaattttaggttttggggttttaaccaacttaaaataccctaaaataggtagaattaccgtttataataattccccaaagtatcAAAACAACCcccacttagttggaccttttaaacaagtcaaactggagttttattttcacaaatttcgtcgggaaacaagtttGCGATGTgtaggtgttcccacaagtttcttgaaattaaatttcgagacaatAGAGTCCGCGAAATGTCTGCGATGCGGACAAAACTTTTagcccttggtggagctagtctgTGACgtggacatgctccctccatgagAAACTTCAagttgccttggcagcttgttttgccaagggttggggtcctcctcggggacccttagggtggtcctggGGAGTCATACTCAaacattttgaccctaaaaacatttattaagacactagggtcacctccactgattttagactccaaacaacacataaaaatatgaacaaCATATTataacacaccaacacgtaaaagactagtttcaaaacgtcttggtcgtcccttgacgtttgacttcaaactctttaaaattgactaaaaagtctatttttcattattttaacaagttattaatgcataaaacccatctgaggctctactttatcctactttattttgagggttGTTACAACGACCTAGGGGAACCCCTTAGATGAAATGTAgcatatagaaccccgaaggacttcATACAAGTCACATAGCTctcataaaataagaaataaaatagtcAGAGTAAATAATAGtccaagtttaaagcattttataaaatgaaaaacgGACGTCTAAACttttgtctcatcatagccatctaacaaaataaaaggaaattgggcatagcccatacatcatatccaaaagggaaatacaagaaacaaactaaaacaataacTCCGTCTTccaagaatgaggactcaccaaatcttagGAAATCACGAATTCAACAGCTAGCCACTAGACTCAAAAACCTGTCTGTTGAACCCTGCAATTGGAAAAAATGTaagcaagagtatgcgttagtacaaaacaatttACCAAGTAAAATGtccatgcataaaacatataAGACATGCTAAAAATGTAcgtttcatttcatgacatgcaattgaccaagttaAACATCATATGAAAAagttataaaacataagtcataaatcatggtcaatgcaagcttaCATATTCTTTCACATCTTCGAACTCATACTTGATACTCCCTGAGTATCCCTTGTTCATTATTACTTGTGGGAAATAGCTTTAACCGATATGAGACcgtgtgagctataacatggaatctggtgtctaccccacactgTAAAGAGGtagttctacttgcctaaggtagaactttgaacttctagcttaagtagatccactagctaatcaacctatgTGGGGACATATTTATGGAATAAGGAGATTtttactagaaacccggcctctgCTACgagggagcttccatctcataagaTAAACTTGGAAACCCGGCCTCAactacgggagagcttccatctcactagcaatatccactcggtgctaagcataaattcccactgaatagtcatttcttactagACTTCATTACTAATGAAAGGGTTTGTCTACCGATTCAAGCTAGTTTTATTAAGATAGCTCCGAGtttttgattcaattaggtgagaaagccttttaACCTAAGAATATTTTCTGTGCGTGAAAACCTTTCAGAACATGCTAGTATGTGTTTtagtgagaatatcctttcacaacacaatgtcatcattggtactttaccCTGAAAGAACCATTAATACAATTTCATAGATATCTAAAAACACTGCATAAATACATAGTTCACCTCCTTGAGTGGAAGCCTAATTTTAATCATCAACTCTTACAAAAAATGGGATAGATATTGATTTCATCATGAATTCATGTAAAAATAGTAATGCATGCTCAATTTCATAATACTCTTCCTTTAAGATCAAGATCCCCCAACATATCATTCATAGCTTGAAAACATAGGGATCACATTGGTTCATAGGGGAACTAATCATAAAAGCATTgcaattcatcaattcatgcataaaagatCATAATCAagtcatttaaatcaataataaagagAATTCACGATAATATATGAACACCCTAATTCAATTGGGTaattctaccttttgaaatagagAGATTTAGGAAGTCCATGGATTAAAGGAATCCATGAaagaaaactatcataccttaacTCCAAGTTCTAGCCTTCAATGGAGAAATTGGAACCTTAGCTTCAAACCATAGGTGAatccttcttcatcttcttcaagtttatagagagagaatatttgaacggaattggttttcttttgggaatttggaagaatgaaatAAATTGTGTAAATTTGGGTGTTATAAGACTTATATACAGGTTTGAAATGTaggcaaaacgacatagtattggaattaattaattaggaaaacatCCAACTGCCCATGAAAATAACTGCCAAACAGTGACCCACAACACCACCaccgacggaccgtggatggacccacggtccgtcctgcactTTCGTGATTCCTTGTCAGTGACTTTCTCCTGGACCCACGGCTCTTGGACCACGGACTGTGGTTGCACCTATGGTCCATAGGTCCAACCGTGGTCTATACCTGGACAATCCTATAAGCACCGATCCACGGACTAACGTATGGTCCATAGGTCCAACTGTGGTCTATACCTGGACAATCCCGTAGGCACCCATCCACGTACTCACGTACGGTCTGTGGCCCATACCACGGGCCGTAGTTGGCCCTCGTAGATGACACCTGGGATCCTAAAATCTGCTAAGCTTCCCTCCTTCGGatgcggggtgttacaatatattcCCCTTGGGATCATTTATCCTTGAATGAGAGTTAAACTGGTTCTAAAAGAGTAGGAGAGGAACTAACAATCCAATGCATACAACGAAGGAGGAACTATCGAATCCATGCTAGGACGTTCTCAAAACATCATAAGAGGGGTGAACTAACTCTATcagcccattatgcatgcaTTGCACATAAATAAGGAGGACACATCAACTCTAAACTtatcatactcaaatgcataaTACAGAAGTATGAACTACATCTAgaaacccaatatgcatgaattttcaagatttctcttgttcaaggaggaactaccttttCCAAGATAAAAGcttgctcaacacaatctcatggagctcatatggaatttactctcaaaaggcatatctaaagcatgttcattaattaatctcatgaagtctataggcaactcatactcaatgcacaacaatatgaggaaaatcaatcatttAAACtcgttttctttcaaaacacaagttttcatgaacatgaataatcataaggaaatcatggaaacatatAAAAACACATGCCTCCCAAAACAAGGACaactcaagaggaactcattacctcatgctagaataggagtagaaggaaaaagatgaggatatcgggacttcatatcagcctcggcctcccaagtagcgctcccaactaattgattcctccacaaacccttcacggaagctatttccttgtttctcaatgtTTTGACTTGTCGGTTCAAAAACTAGATCGAAACTTCTCCATAAAAGAGACTTTCATGAATTTCCAACCCTTCTAGGGGAtctatggatgtcggatctccaatacacttcttaagcatagagacatggaaaacagGATGCACCGGTGCCAACTCATTTGAcaaatctaactcataagcaaccttaccaactcgcctcaaaatctgatatgggcctacataccggggactaagcttccccttattaccaaatctcattacacccttcatgggtgagattttcaagtaaataCAATTGTTAACGCCAAACTttagatcccttcttctcacatccgCCTACGaattttgtcgactttgagccgtTTTCAACTTTTCCCTTGTAAGCCGCACTTTTTCCATGGCCTCTTGTACCAATTTGAGACCTATTAGGGCAaattcacccacctcaaaccaacctatggGAGATCTAAGcctcctaccatataaggcctcaaatggagccatatcgatacttgagtgataattgttattgtaagcaaactcaatcaatggaaaataGTCATCCCAATTGCCTTTAAAATTGATAACACAAGCCCTTAACATGCATTCCAAAGTCGTCTTCGCTTGGCCAtcagtttggggatgaaaagtcgtcctaagcttaaccttagtgcAAAGtcccttttggaatgacttcgaAAACTAAGAAGTGATTTGGGTACCAAGATCAGAGATAATGGAAAAGGGCACCCCATGTAGCCTTACCATTTCTCTTaagtacaacttggcatagacCTCTGTTGAGTAGGAAACCTTGATGGGAAGGAAATGAGCAGATTTCGTCATCCgatctactatcacccaaatagaatcatataGTCGCCGGGTGTgaggcaaaccaacaataaagtccatattcaagtcttcccagttccaagtaggaatgctaatatcttgggataaacctctcGGTTTTTAATGCTCAACCTTTACTTTTTGGAAATTTGGACACAAAGCCATAAATCCCACgatatctttcttcatcccattccaccaatagacctctcATAAATCGTGGAATattttggtggctcccgggtgaatagaataccgcaGACTATGGGCTTCTGCTAAaatttgttccctcaagtcatcaacatttggaacacataaatgACCTTGGTatctaagcaccccatctcccccttgggagaaagcctcaaagGATTTTTTAAGTACTGCCTCTTTCAATTataccaaaattggatcaagaccttcCTTGGCTTTCACACTCGTCACAAAATATGATTCGTaaccattgtgaaccataacatCGCCTTTGGTAAagtccactagttgaacacctaatagagccaatctatgaacatctcgaaccaactctttcttttcttcttcaatatgagTAACACTTCCCATTGACAATTGACTAAGAGTTtccgctaccacattagctttaccggggtGATAAAGGATAGTCATGTCgtaatccttcaataactcaagccaccttctttggcaaagattcaaatatttttttatcaaaaacgTAATGCAAGCTCTTGTgatcggtaaacacatctacatgtactccatacaaataatgcctcgaAATCTCTAAGGTAAATACGGCTGCTGCTAGCTCAAGGTCGtgagtaggataattcttctcttGAATTTTAAGTTGCCGTGAGGTGTAAGAAATAACTTTTCCATTTTGCATAAGTACATACCCTTGCCACattcttgaggcatcacaataaaccacaaaaccatccgCTCCTTCTGGTAAAATCAACACCGAAGTGGAAGTAAATCTTTCTTTCAACCcttgaaaactcttctcacatgcttccgaccatatgaacttagccttaTTTGGAGTCAAAGCCATCAAAGGAGAGTCAATTGAagagaaaccctcaacaaaccttctatagtaacggGCCAAACCTAAGAAAGTTCTAATATACAAGGGAGTTAAAAGCATGTGCCAACTCTTGACTGCATTTGTCTTCGTAGGATCTAACTCAATAACCTTACTCGAaataatatgaccaaggaaagctatacaccttaaccaaaattcacatttgctaaactttgcaaaaagttttTGGCCcttaagaatttgcaacacgatcctcaaatgatcaatatgctcatcCTCACACATTGAGTCGATAAAAATATCATTGATGAACACAATTACAAACATGTCAAGGAATtgtctaaacactctattcattaagtccataAACGCCgctggagcattagtcaaccaaaatgacataaccaaaaactcataatgaccataccgagttcgaAAAGCCATCTTTGGaatgtcatcttccttcacccttaattggtgataacccgatcgAAGATCAATATTAGAGAAATAACTttccccttgaagttggtcaaataagtcatctatccttaataggatacttgttcttgatggtcaccttgttcaactgtctaTAATCAATGCAAATAcgaagggaaccatccttctttcttaTGAACAAAAccagagcaccccatggagagatactcggtcgaatgaaactCTTATCCAACAAGTCCTTTAactgttctttcaactccttaagttctgcTAGAGCCATACattaaggaggaatagagataggttgcataTCCAAAAGAACTtaaataccgaagtctatttcccgctTGGGAAGAATACCAAGTAAGTCATCTGGGAACACTTTCGAAAACTTATTGACAAcagggaccgactcaagagaaGTGGTTCCAGAATCTACATTCCTCACCCTTACTAGATTGTAGAAGCAAAACTTAGAAagcatctttctagctttaagatagGAAACAAATGAACCCTTAGGTATAGAATTTCTCCTCTTCCattctaggataggctcattcaggaactgaaacttgactacatgagttctacaatcaataaaaGGATAGCATTAgtgcagccaatccataccgaagataacatcaaaatctaacatatcaagttctaccaagtcaacaagagtaactctatgggacaaggaaacttgacactttctatagactcttttagccaccacagaatcaccaataggagtagagacaTGAAAATGATTCTAACAACACATCGAGGAGcatatcaaacctcatagccacatatggtgtCACTAAATACAAAATAGCACCGGGATCAAGAAAAGTATATACATCAAGTTGAAAAACTTTAAACATACCGGTAATCACATTCGGAGTACTCTCTTGTTCACATCTAGTCTGGATAGCATAGAAGGGGTTTTGCTTAGGAGCATTGGAACCAGCACCACTAGTAGGAACTTGCTTGCCCTCTCTCTCCTTAGCCATAAGCATTGGACAATCCTTCATTTTGTGAACACTTTTACCATAACCATAACAACCATCCGAGCcagctaggcacttaccatcatgCTTCCTTCCACCCTTGGTGCAATTAGACCTAGGCAgtgaagatccactaccattacctccttgaggcttagtgTTAGACACTCTACCTTGGTTCaacttaggaggagcattggaggaaccttgactgGAAAACCTTTGTTAAGTATCTAATCAAAGAAAACATAGAAACATTCCAACAAACTCACGACATACAATACATAgaatatatattagaaaatataaaagaaatcatAAGATTAATACCTCTAGAAAGGATGTATTATGAACGAATTAATCTATAAAAGAGGGACCCCCCCccaagttggtatcagagctaagtaataaaaaaaataaagatggatAATAGAGAGAACCATAGATATGACTTAATAAGAACAGTAATAACAAAACGACAAGAGTTAAAACATAAGAAAGAAAGACTACAATACAACATATATGCAGGAGTATGTCAAAAATCTTTGCTAGCTCAAAGAAAAGCaatatttaaattacaattAGATATACCAAAAATAGagtataaattgaaacataatttaaaatgaataaagaagaatttgcTATAGAAGAAAAAACCTACGAAAACCCaaaaggattaaaaataaaaataatattttcaaatttaggaagaaggtataaaaaaataggtgaaaatCTATATCtaatgatagaaaaagaaacagtaagATTAGAAGATAGTCTAACTGCAATGGTACGAATAActagagaaaatgaagaaatagataagaaaaaagaaatagatacaataaaacaacaagcaaaattagaaatacaacAGATCGAAGaagtgaaaaatgataaaataattgccttcgaaaaagaactaactatgcttaaagaattatatgcggctaaacaaaaagaaaaagaaatagaaatagaCTTAAAAATAGAGATagaaaaatttaaggaaaaagtAACTAAAGAAACCTCAGATATAGGAATTAATAATGTTGAGATAGATGAAAACTGCTCAGAACAAGGCTCATATATAggtgaaacatatacggaaataatagaaaaaatagaagaaaccgaaacaattaacaataagttagaaataaatacggaagaaataaaaaatgaagcaaGTACGAGTACACCAgaagtaaaaaacccaaaaacacTAAGTCCTAATTATTATACAGTTAGTTATGAAGAATCTGACAGATATAATAGCTTATGGAATAaaagattaaacaaaaaatggacACCATCTACAACATCCCGCAATAAAggatttttagatttagattgtgtaacgaatataaacaaaacaatacaactatgggtaggatatatatcaaaacaactaATGGATAATAAAATTGGAATGACAGAagtaccaggatatatagaaagaacacttataggaacagtaaaattatggttaCAAAATTTAACAGAAGAAAGCATaaaaacattaagaaataataagaaaatagacGGAGAAATTGTAACTACACCAAtcgatatattaaataaatatgaaatag
This genomic window contains:
- the LOC125856304 gene encoding uncharacterized protein LOC125856304; its protein translation is MATQRSYARRSARENMEQEAPTEAPQVQINPLAEHVSNMEFRATFQVLAQAVTVRANREVVVLTSSNVNSAASRVRYFTRMNPSKFHGYKVEEDPQEFIDVVYKILIIMGVTPVDKAELATYLLKGVAQVWFSSQGSSNAPPKLNQGRVSNTKPQGGNGSGSSLPRSNCTKGGRKHDGKCLAGSDGCYGYGKSVHKMKDCPMLMAKEREGKQVPTSGAGSNAPKQNPFYAIQTRCEQESTPNVITELKELKEQLKDLLDKSFIRPSISPWGALVLFIRKKDGSLRICIDYRQLNKGSTDRFLSLVASC